In a genomic window of Carassius carassius chromosome 43, fCarCar2.1, whole genome shotgun sequence:
- the LOC132124699 gene encoding programmed cell death protein 2-like, which translates to MATSLHETVLIGICDGVIDQKKTTCYCTNKTGDRPDLLPVVSLQHPTCALCQRSLSQVVQIYCPLAASQYHRTIHVFACTSPQCSGKSESWTVLRSQCLEDDIKSRQNNKTTACADSVMSRTDWCDEANDWGMDESIIQMPNDSTGEGNDVSSRLQDLCIDGDHQSGRQPTDMPVFQAFYISVMEETDLDGFRDIDHEDELLREYEEREGVKVREIQSCERGEAREEYEKATAKHGDEVFSSFMKKISLCPEQVLRYSWAGSPLLIAEPRPSVSQMVPVCAHCSSPRVFEFQLMPALVSLLGRVKTDSDVWLEFGTVLVFTCRNSCWKSGSTAPVEEFLIVQPDPDQKLFKS; encoded by the exons ATGGCAACATCACTGCACGAGACAGTCCTCATAGGAATATGTGATGGAGTTATTGACCAGAAGAAAACCACATGTTACTGCACGAACAAAACTGGAGATCGGCCG GACCTTCTCCCCGTGGTCTCTCTCCAGCACCCCACATGTGCTCTGTGTCAGAGAAGCCTGTCCCAGGTGGTGCAGATCTACTGCCCTCTCGCGGCGTCTCAGTACCACAGAACCATCCACGTGTTCGCCTGCACCAGTCCACAGTGCAGTGGCAAATCGGAGAG CTGGACTGTCCTGCGCTCTCAGTGCTTGGAGGATGACATCAAATcaagacaaaacaacaaaacCACAGCATGTGCAGACTCTGTGATGTCCAGAACAGACTGGTGTGATGAAGCTAATGACTGGGGAATGGACGAAAGCATCATACAAATGCCAAATGACAGCACAGGCGAAGGAAATGATGTCAGCAGCAGGCTTCAAGACCTCTGCATTGATGGAGATCATCAGAGTGGCCGCCAGCCCACCGATATGCCCGTTTTCCAGGCGTTCTACATAAGTGTTATGGAGGAAACAGACTTGGATGGGTTTCGTGACATAGATCATGAAGACGAACTGCTTAGAGAGTATgaggagagggagggagtgaAGGTCAGGGAGATTCAGAG TTGTGAAAGAGGGGAAGCTCGGGAGGAATACGAGAAGGCCACGGCCAAACATGGAGATGAAGTGTTCAGCAGTTTCATGAAGAAAATCTCTCTTTGTCCTGAACAAGTGTTACG ATACAGTTGGGCTGGATCCCCTCTGTTAATAGCAGAGCCTCGTCCCAGTGTTAGTCAGATGGTGCCGGTCTGTGCTCACTGCAGCAGCCCGAGAGTCTTCGAGTTTCAGCTCATGCCAGCTTTGGTCAGTTTGCTCGGGAGAGTAAAAACAGATTCAG atgTTTGGCTGGAGTTCGGGACAGTTCTTGTGTTCACTTGCAGAAACAGCTGTTGGAAATCTGGATCAACGGCTCCAGTGGAAGAGTTTCTGATTGTCCAGCCCGACCCTGACCAAAAGCTCTTCAAATCATAG